Part of the Carnobacterium pleistocenium FTR1 genome is shown below.
GATTGAGAATCAAACACTCTTATTAGGAAACAAAAAATTAATGACCGACCGCGGTATTTCGCTTGACGCAGTGGAGGCAACTTCTGATGCATTGGCTGGAGAAGGTAAAACACCCATGTTTATCTCTAAAGATGGTCAGTTAGCTGGAATAATTGCTGTTGCAGATACTGTAAAAGCAAGCAGCTTACAAGCAATTGAGAAGTTGCATAAAATGGGTCTAGAAGTAGCCATGATAACAGGCGATAATAAGCAAACAGCTGAAGCTATTGCAAAACAAGTCGGGATCGATCGTGTGTTAAGTGAAGTGCTGCCGGAAGAAAAAGCCAATGAAGTGAAAAAATTACAAGCTGAAGGCAAAACGGTTGCGATGGTTGGGGATGGAATCAATGATGCCCCAGCTTTAGCTCAAGCAGATATCGGAATCGCTATTGGATCAGGTACAGATGTAGCAATGGAATCGGCTGACATTGTATTGATGAGAAGCGATTTGATGGATGTACCAACCGCTGTTGAATTAAGCAAAGCAACCATCAAAAATATCAAAGAAAATTTATTTTGGGCATTTGGATACAATGTACTTGGAATCCCGATTGCCATGGGCTTATTACATGTTATTGGTGGCCCACTATTAAACCCAATGTTGGCTGGGGCGGCCATGAGCTTTAGTTCAGTTTCGGTACTGATCAATGCATTGCGCTTAAAAAGATTTAAACCCTCTGCTAAATAGAAGAGTAAAAAAATACTAGTATCAGAAATGGAGCGATGAAAAATGAAAAAAATATTAACGATCGAAGGTATGAAGTGTGAAGGTTGTGCTAGCACGGTGGTTGAAAAACTAGGTTCTATTGAAGGCGTTGAACGTGTAGTCGTTGATTTAGAAAATAAACAGGCTGTTGTTGAAAGCCAAAATGAAATCGAGGAAACAGCGTTTATCCAATCACTAAGCGACACAAATTATTCCGTAACCAAATAACTAGTAAAAAGGCTGGATATATTTCCAGCCTTTTTTTACTGGTATGAATGAATCAACTTGCTAGATAAAACAAAGAAGAGTAACATACCAAGTATATTTTAGGAGGAATGAAGATGGGAATCGATAATAAATTATTAACAGAATTTAAGAACCAATTTGATGCAGATAGCACAAATCAAGTAATAAAAGGCGCTATTGCAAAAGTAGGGATAAATGATGCTTCTTTAGACAACAATTTGTTAAGAAGACATCCTTTTGAGTTTTCAAATGAAACAAAACGCGGAACTATAACGAATCAAAAAGCTAGTGGTCGTTGTTGGATGTTTGCGGCTTTAAATACAGCTCGTGTAGACACGATGAAGAAATTAAACATGGATAGCTTTGAGTTTTCACAAAATTATACGTTGTTTTGGGATAAATTAGAGAAATCAAATTATTTCTTAGATAGTATTTTGGAAACACTTGATGAAACCCAAGATTCTAGAATTATTTCTCATCTTTTAATGGATCCGGTTCAAGATGGTGGACAATGGGATATGTTTTCAGGGTTGTTGGAAAAATATGGTGCTGTCCCTAAATCAGTTATGCCAGAAACTTTTCATTCTTCTAACACTAGAAAATTAAATGAAATACTGACATCTAAATTAAGAGAATTTGCTTGCCAACTACGTGAAGGACATCAAGCAGGAGCATCACTAGAAGAATCAACAGCTAAAAAAGAAAAAATGTTGTATTTTATTTATAGCGTACTGGTAAAAGCTTTAGGAGAAGTTCCTGAAACCTTTACTTATGCCTATCGAAATAAAGACAACGAATACTGTCGCATTGAAGACACTACGCCGCAAGCTTTCTTCAAAGAATATGTAAGCTGGGATCTAACAAGTCTAGTGAGCCTGTTAAATGCGCCAACAAAGGATAAACCTTTTGGTAGAGCCTATACAGTTAAATATTTAGGAACAGTGAAAGAAGCTAAGCCGATTCAATACATCAATGTTCCCATCCAAGTTTTAAAAGAAGCTGCAGTTGCTGCTATTAAAGACAATCAACCCGTTTGGTTTGGTTGTGATGTAGGTAAAATGTTAGTGAGAGATGTTGGAATTATGGATGAACATAGTTATAGTTATGAGTTGACGCTAGGTGAAGGAAACGGTTTGACAAAAGCTCAGCGCTTAGATTACGGAGACAGTCTATTAACTCATGCAATGGTTTTCGTTGGAGTGGATCTAGATGAACAAGGCCAACCTCTAACATGGAAAGTTGAGAACAGTTGGGGAGATAAAGTTGGTAAAAAAGGAATCTATTCTATGAGCGATAAATGGTTTGAAGAATTTAACTACCAAATCGCAGTGGATAAAAAATACATTCCTGAAAAATGGATGAAAGCTTTAGAAGAACCCACTATTGAATTAGAACCTTGGGATCCTATGGGAGCATTAGCGCTAGTAAAGTAAAACATATAAATACAAACGTTTTGAAGAGGGTAATTTTTATTTACTCTCTTTTTTTTTTCAAGAGAGCAATAAGGGACAGTTACATAAAGTTAAAAATGATACTAGATTTGTAGTTAAATCATTATTTTTTCTTACAAGTTTTCTTATGAATTTTTTCTCTGTAGTAGGCTCCTCTTTGCTAAATTAATTGACGTTCGAAATAAAAAAAATAATAAATGGATTGAGTTGAAGCAAGTATGAAAAAAATCAAATGGATAATAGCTCTTATTGTATGGATCATAATTGTATTTTTGTTAAATTACTTTTATAGTGAATACCTTTCTTCGCACTATGAAGCTGCATTTTTTGTTTCCTTTATAAAAACAACGTGTGGATTATTTATCTTTTATAAACTTTTACTTGATGATTATATGAAAGAGATTTTTTCCAACAAAAAGAAAAAATAATTTTCATAGTATTCTACTGATCAAATTTAGAGCCCACTTACATAGTAAAGGCACTAAGTCAAAAGATTTGAATGCTTCAAACACAGCCTGATTGCTGAAGCGCTAACGCTTTGTAATTCAATTTATAGAATTATCTTTTCTTCTTTTAGATAAAGATTTAGATAATCCCCAATAGAAAAAAATAACTACTAACAATAAACCGTTTCTAGTAAGTTCTTGAATTGGAAGAAGCCATATAACTGCAATGCTTAAAAGAAGATAAATGATTTTTAATAAAAATGGCATAAACGTCATAAGATTTTTCACTGTTTTTGGACTCCCTTCCAAAAGTTTTTTAAATAGCGCCTACACTCTGTGGCGAAAGTAATCCGGCAACTAAACTTATTATCGTGAGTATCAATATTATACAATCAATAAAGCAAAATATTATCAGGGCTGTCTTTTAAATAATAGTTAGAACCACTTTTATAAATCGTATCGCCATCTAATTTCTTGTTTTCTATCTTTTTTATTCCATAATCATCTCTTGTTGTATCATAAGTATAATTAATCACATTACCATCGTAATCTAAGTCTGTTATTATTGCAGCACCTTCGACTGTATACTGGGTAATACGTATTTTATCATTGTTACCTTTTTTAACATTACTTAAGAATTGTTCCAACTTCTCGACATTGTATTCTTTTCCATGGAAATTTACTACATCGCCATTTTTAATGGCTATTTCAGAAGTATAAGAGGAATCATTATCAGAATTTGATTTAGTAGATTTGCTACACCCGATACCAAAAAGCATGATTAAGAATAGAACTATTATGAGAACTTTTTTCAGTGGAAATGCCTCCTAATGAATAGTGTCTATTAATTTAAGTAGTTATAAAAATACTACCTTTATTTAATTATACAGTACAGTAATATACCTATTCAAACAGTTAATAAAATTAACTGTAAATGATTTCTCTACTTTTAAAATCCTTTAATTTTGCGTCATAATGAGAGGTATGTAACTGAATGTAAACTATAAAACGAATGTTCTTATTCTTTTTTTAGGCAATAAATTAATAATAGTAAATAAAAAATTAAAATTTAATTAAAAAAAGGTTAGAAATGAAAATATGTGTTAGTATAGTGAATGAAGAATTTATTGAAAAATAAATTCTGCTTTTTATATAAGGAGTGGGAAAAAATGAAGAGAATTAAATTAGGATTAGTAGCTAAGCTGCTAATAGCAATTGTGTTAGGTATTGTTTTTGGCCAATTGGCATTTTTACCAGATTTTATTATTCAAATACCCGTTACGATCTCGGCTATATTTAGTAGTTTGTTAAGCTTTATTATCCCGCTAATGATTCTTGGATTTGTTGTAATTGGGATCGCAGATTTGACACAAGGAGCAGGGAAACTGCTAGGAATTACAACTTTGATGGCCTATTCGTCAACGTTGATTGCTGGACTGATCGCTTACTTTGTTGCTGTAAATGTATTTCCTTTGTTTATTAATGCTAGTTTAAGCGATGCTGTTTCTGGTGATCAGTCAAGCCTTGAACCACTATTTTCAATTCCTTTAGAGCCTCTACTGG
Proteins encoded:
- a CDS encoding heavy-metal-associated domain-containing protein, with translation MKKILTIEGMKCEGCASTVVEKLGSIEGVERVVVDLENKQAVVESQNEIEETAFIQSLSDTNYSVTK
- a CDS encoding C1 family peptidase; the protein is MGIDNKLLTEFKNQFDADSTNQVIKGAIAKVGINDASLDNNLLRRHPFEFSNETKRGTITNQKASGRCWMFAALNTARVDTMKKLNMDSFEFSQNYTLFWDKLEKSNYFLDSILETLDETQDSRIISHLLMDPVQDGGQWDMFSGLLEKYGAVPKSVMPETFHSSNTRKLNEILTSKLREFACQLREGHQAGASLEESTAKKEKMLYFIYSVLVKALGEVPETFTYAYRNKDNEYCRIEDTTPQAFFKEYVSWDLTSLVSLLNAPTKDKPFGRAYTVKYLGTVKEAKPIQYINVPIQVLKEAAVAAIKDNQPVWFGCDVGKMLVRDVGIMDEHSYSYELTLGEGNGLTKAQRLDYGDSLLTHAMVFVGVDLDEQGQPLTWKVENSWGDKVGKKGIYSMSDKWFEEFNYQIAVDKKYIPEKWMKALEEPTIELEPWDPMGALALVK
- a CDS encoding DUF4362 domain-containing protein, whose translation is MLFGIGCSKSTKSNSDNDSSYTSEIAIKNGDVVNFHGKEYNVEKLEQFLSNVKKGNNDKIRITQYTVEGAAIITDLDYDGNVINYTYDTTRDDYGIKKIENKKLDGDTIYKSGSNYYLKDSPDNILLY